A genomic region of Dickeya solani IPO 2222 contains the following coding sequences:
- the modB gene encoding molybdate ABC transporter permease subunit — protein sequence MLLSDYEWQAVSLSLKVSLVAVSCSLPVGILAAWVLARCRFVGKSLLDSVIHLPLVLPPVVIGYLLLIIMGRKGVVGGWLYNWFGFSFSFSWHGAALASAVVAFPLMVRAIRLALEAVDTRLELAARTLGAGRWRVFFTITLPLTLPGIIVGTVLAFARSLGEFGATITFVSNIPGETRTIPNAMYTLIETPGAEMQAARLCIIAIVLSLVSLLLSEWLTRWSRKRLGG from the coding sequence ATGCTGCTCAGTGATTACGAATGGCAGGCGGTCTCGCTGAGCCTTAAGGTATCGCTGGTGGCGGTCAGTTGCAGTTTGCCGGTGGGCATTCTGGCCGCCTGGGTGCTGGCGCGTTGCCGTTTTGTCGGCAAATCGCTGCTGGACAGCGTGATCCACCTGCCGCTGGTGCTGCCGCCGGTGGTGATCGGCTATCTGTTGCTGATCATCATGGGGCGCAAAGGCGTGGTGGGCGGCTGGCTCTATAACTGGTTCGGTTTCAGTTTTAGTTTCAGCTGGCATGGCGCGGCGCTGGCCTCAGCGGTGGTGGCGTTCCCGCTGATGGTGCGCGCCATCCGGCTGGCGCTGGAGGCGGTGGATACCCGGCTGGAGCTGGCGGCGCGCACGCTTGGCGCCGGTCGCTGGCGGGTGTTTTTTACCATCACGCTACCGCTGACGCTGCCCGGCATCATTGTCGGCACCGTGCTGGCGTTTGCCCGCTCGCTGGGGGAGTTTGGCGCCACCATCACCTTTGTTTCCAACATTCCGGGGGAAACCCGCACCATTCCGAATGCCATGTATACGCTGATTGAAACGCCGGGCGCGGAAATGCAGGCCGCCCGGTTGTGCATCATCGCCATCGTGCTGTCGTTGGTGTCATTGCTGTTGTCGGAATGGCTCACGCGCTGGAGCCGCAAGCGGTTGGGGGGATAA
- the modA gene encoding molybdate ABC transporter substrate-binding protein, translating into MKQQWTHWLTAAALTLGMSANAALAQDKVTVFAAASLTNALQDIAAQYQKEKQVSIVASYASSSTLARQIEQGAPADLFISADQQWMDYAQGKQLTENDTRYTLLGNQLVVIAPKSAETKGFKIDDKTDWKGLLNGGRLSVGDPDHVPAGIYAKEALQKLNAWDTLSPLMARANDVRAAMVLVEREEAPLGIVYGSDAVASTKVKVVGIFPDNTHKPVEYPMAIVKGHNTPAVKAFFDYLKTPQAAAVFKQYGFTPFNAAQ; encoded by the coding sequence ATGAAACAGCAATGGACTCACTGGCTGACCGCCGCCGCGTTAACACTGGGTATGAGCGCGAATGCTGCGCTGGCGCAGGACAAGGTAACCGTGTTTGCCGCCGCCTCGCTGACCAATGCGTTGCAGGATATCGCCGCGCAATATCAGAAAGAAAAACAGGTTTCTATTGTGGCGTCTTACGCATCGTCGTCGACGCTGGCGCGTCAGATTGAACAAGGGGCGCCTGCCGACCTGTTCATCTCGGCGGATCAGCAGTGGATGGATTACGCCCAGGGTAAGCAACTGACCGAAAACGACACCCGTTACACCCTGCTGGGGAATCAACTGGTGGTGATCGCGCCCAAGTCTGCCGAGACCAAAGGGTTCAAGATCGACGATAAAACCGACTGGAAAGGTCTGCTGAATGGCGGACGTCTGTCGGTAGGCGACCCGGATCACGTGCCGGCCGGCATCTACGCCAAAGAGGCGCTGCAGAAACTGAACGCCTGGGACACGCTGTCGCCGCTGATGGCCCGCGCCAATGACGTGCGCGCCGCTATGGTGCTGGTAGAACGTGAAGAAGCCCCGCTGGGGATTGTCTACGGGTCGGACGCGGTCGCCAGCACCAAAGTGAAAGTGGTCGGCATTTTCCCGGACAATACCCACAAACCGGTGGAATACCCGATGGCTATCGTCAAAGGGCACAACACCCCGGCGGTCAAAGCCTTCTTTGATTACCTGAAAACGCCTCAGGCGGCGGCGGTGTTTAAACAATACGGATTCACGCCGTTTAATGCTGCTCAGTGA